The genomic stretch ACGTTGAAGATCTGGATAGTCTGAAGGGTTAAACCGGACAACATTAAATCGGACAAGAATACCAATGGACATGAAATCGATTTATCTGCTGATCCCGCTTGCGCCGCTGTTTGGTGCGCTGATTTCCGGCCTTTTAGGCTGGTTAATCGGCCGCCGTGCAGCACACTGCGTGACCATCGCGGGGGTTGCCGCTTCATTCGGCTTATCAGCTTACGTACTGAATTATTTGCTCGGTGGTGGCGAATCATTCAATGGCACGGTTTATACCTGGCTCACCGTTAATGGCGTTGATCTGAACGTCGGCTTCTTGGTCGACAATCTGACCGCCATGATGATGTGCGTGGTTACTTTTGTATCGTTGATGGTGCACTTATACACCATCGGCTATATGCATGACGATCCAGGCTATCAACGTTTCTTTAGCTACATCTCACTCTTTACCTTCTCAATGTTGATGCTTGTCATGAGTAACAACTTTGTTCAGCTGTTCTTCGGCTGGGAAGCAGTAGGTTTAGTGTCTTACCTGTTGATCGGTTTCTGGTTCAAGCGTCCAACTGCGACGTTTGCGAACTTGAAAGCCTTCTTGGTTAACCGTGTAGGTGACTTCGGTTTCCTATTAGGTATCGGCTTGGTACTGGCGCACTTTGGTACACTCGATTACGCCGAAGTTTTCGCAAAATTGCCAGAGCTTGAGCACGCAACGATCAGCATCATTCCAGGTACAACTTGGTCTTTGATGACTGTCACGTGCATCTTGCTGTTTATTGGTGCAATGGGTAAATCTGCTCAATTCCCATTACACGTTTGGTTGCCAGATTCGATGGAAGGCCCAACGCCAATTTCTGCACTGATTCACGCAGCAACAATGGTTACAGCGGGTATCTTCATGGTATCTCGTATGTCACCGATGTTTGAGTTGTCAGAAACTGCGTTGAACTTTGTGTTGGTGATTGGCGCAATTACTGCGCTGTTTATGGGCTTCTTGGGCATTATCCAGAACGACATTAAACGTGTGGTTGCGTACTCTACTTTGTCGCAATTGGGTTATATGACTGTTGCATTGGGTGCTTCTGCGTACTCAGTAGCAGTATTCCACTTGATGACTCACGCGTTCTTTAAAGCTTTGTTGTTCCTTGCTGCTGGTTCGGTAATTATGGGTATGCATCACGATCAAGACATCCGCAATATGGGTGGCTTGCGTAAATACATGCCAATTACTTGGATTACGTCGTTGCTTGGCTCATTGGCCTTGATTGGTACGCCATTCCTGTCTGGTTTCTACTCTAAAGATTCGATTATCTTGGCAGTAGAAGCGTCTAAATTGCCAGGTGCTGGTTTTGCGCAATTCGCCGTAATTGCTGGTGTGTTTGTTACTGCGTTCTACTCATTCCGTATGTACTTCTTGGTATTCCACGGTAAAGAGCAGTGGATGCAGAAGAAAGAACATCACCATGCTCACGACGCGCATGATGATCATGACCACCACCACGGTTTGGGTCCGAATGACAAGCCACACGAGTCACCATGGGTTGTTACATTGCCGTTAGTCTTATTGGCGATTCCATCAGTGTTTATTGGTGCGTTTGCAATGACCAATATGTTGGTGGGTGATTTCTTCAAAGACGTGATTTTTGTAAATCATGAACTGCACGGCGCAATGGAAGCGGTAGGCGAGCACGCTGAAGACTGGTACCACATGGGCATGCATGCGTTTGTAACGCTGCCGTTCTGGTTGGCTGTAGCCGGTGTAGCAAGTGCTTACTTCTTCTACATGGTTAAACCAGAAATTCCAGCTGCTTTGGATCGCTTCTTCACTTCGATTGGCGTGAAAAAATTGCTGGAAGAGAAATACTACATGGATCACTTGTACATCAACGGCTTTGCCGCTGGTGGTCGTGCATTGGGTACCGTGTTGTGGAAAGTGGGTGACACCCTGCTGATTGATGGTTTGGTTGTCAATGGTACGGCGAAATTGGTTGGTTTGTTCTCTAACCTAACGCGTCGCATCCAAAGCGGCTACATCTATCACTACGCGTTTGCAATGATTGTTGGTGTGTTGTTGTTACTAACATTGTTAGCAAATTCGTTACTGCAAGTGCAGTAATCAGTGGGTTCACTGATTGCCAGATTTAATTATTAACAAGTAGGTTAACTATGACGGGTAATCTCCTCAGCCTTGCGATCTGGATGCCAATTTTGGCAGGCGTGATCGTGCTCGCGACAGGAAGCGATAAAAACGCTACTGCTGCGCGCTGGCTGGCGCTACTGGGCGCTTTGGCCTCTTTCCTTGTAACGATCCCTTTGTATACAGGTTTCGAAACGCTTCATGGCGGTATGCAATTTGAAGAAATGAAACCTTGGATTCAAAGCCTAAACATTAACTACCACTTGGGCGTTGACGGCTTGTCGATGTTCTTTGTGATCTTGAACAGCTTTACCACCTTGATGGTGGTATTGGCTGGCTGGCAAGTCATTGAAAAGCGTGTAGCGCAATACATGGCTGCATTCTTGATTATGTCAGGCTTGATCAATGGTGCTTTTGTTGCGTTGGATGCGATTCTGTTCTACGTATTCTTCGAAGCAATGTTGATCCCGATGTACCTGATTATCGGTGTATGGGGTGGTCCAAACCGCGTTTACGCGTCAGTGAAGTTCTTCTTGTACACGCTGATGGGTTCATTGCTGACTTTGGTGGCCTTCATCTACCTGTACTTCCAATCAGGTGGCAGCTTCGAAATCGCTGAATACCATCGTCTGCCTTTGGGCATGGCGGCGCAAACCTTGTTGCTGGTGGCGTTCTTCTTTGCCTTCGCGGTGAAAGTACCAATGTGGCCAGTTCACACTTGGTTGCCAGACGCGCACGTTGAAGCACCGACCGGTGGTTCTATGGTGTTGGCGGCGATTACGCTGAAACTCGGTGCTTACGGTTTCTTGCGATTCGCTCTGCCAATCGCACCAGATGCCTCTCGTGAGTATGCTTGGGTATTCGTTGTATTGTCGCTGGTTGCAGTCGTATACATCGGTATGGTGGCGTTGGTACAAACTGATATGAAAAAATTGGTGGCTTACTCATCAATTTCTCACATGGGTTTTGTGACACTGGGCTTCTTTATGTTCGGTGGTGCTGATGGTAACCAATTGAATGCTTGGGCTGTAGAAGGCGCCTTGGTTCAAATGATTTCTCACGGTTTTGTTTCTGCCGCGATGTTCTTCTGTATCGGTGTGATGTATGACCGTGTACACAGCCGCAAAATCGCTGATTACGGTGGTGTTGCGAACAAGATGCCAATCTTTGCTGCCTTCATGATGTTGTTTGCTATGGCGAACTCTGGTTTGCCAGCGACATCAGGTTTTGCTGGTGAATTCATGGTGATCTTGGGTGCTGTTCAGGTGAACTTCTGGTACGCCGTTGCAGCAGCCACTACGCTGATCTTCGGTGCGGCATACACATTGTGGATGTACAAACGCGTGATTTTTGGTGATGTTGCGAACGACAACGTTGCTGAGTTGAAAGATGTCAACGCACGTGAATTCTTGGTATTGGCTATTTTAGCCATCGCAGTATTGGGTATGGGTCTATTCCCGAAACCATTTACTGATGTGATGCACCAGTCAGTGAACGACCTGATTTGGCATGTTTCACAAACCAAGCTCCACTAATAATCGACTATAAAAGTAGGCTAGAACCATGACCTGGACCAGTCTTAATCCATGGGTGGCAACGCCAGAGATCTTCTTGCTCTGTGCGGTATGTGCCATCCTGCTGATTGATTTATTTATCAGTGATGCAAAACGTGGCATTACCTATGTTTTGACCTTGCTCACTTTGGGTGTAACCGCTGCACTGGTTGTTGCGGGACACGAACCTCAAGCGCGCATGGGCTTTAGCAATTCATTCTTGGCTGATGCCTTGTCTGACTACGCTAAACTCGGAATGATCTTGGGTGTTGCCCTAGTATTGATCTACGGCCGAGGCTACGCAAAGGCTCGCGGCTTATACCGTGGTGAATTCTTCACGCTGGCGATGTTCTCATTGCTCGGTATGATGGTAATGGCATCTGCTGTTAACTTCCTGACTCTGTACGTGGGTCTGGAATTGATGTCGCTGTCGATCTACGCGATGGTTGCGCTGAATCGTGATTCATTTGCTTCTACTGAAGCTGCGATGAAGTACTTCGTACTTGGTGCTCTGGCGTCAGGTATGTTGCTCTACGGTATGTCTATGCTGTACGGCGCGACAGGTACTTTGGACGTATTCGCGATTGCGAAAGCAATTCAGCAAGGTACGGCGAATAACCTGCTGGTGGTGTTTGGCTTGGTGTTTGTTGTAACCGGTCTTGGCTTTAAGTTTGGTGCTGTTCCATTCCACATGTGGGTGCCAGACGTTTATCAAGGCGCGCCAACACCAATGACTCAGTTGATTTCAACTGCGCCAAAAATTGCCGTGTTTGTTTTCACGCTGCGTGTATTGGCGCAAGCGCTAGAAGGCTTCGCAGGCGACTGGCGTGGCATGCTGATGATCTTGGCAGTGTTGTCGATTGCCTTGGGTAATATCACAGCGATTGCACAAACCAATATCAAGCGTATGTTTGGTTATTCAACCATTTCTCACATGGGCTTTGTGCTGTTGGGGATTTTGGTTGCAACGCCAAATGGCTACGCAGCTTCATTCTTCTACGTGATGAGCTATCTGTTGATGGGCGCGGCAGGTTTTGGTGTGTTGATGCTATTGTCACGCCAAGGTTTTGAAGCGGAACAAATCGTAGACTTGAAAGGTCTGAATCAACGCAGCCCATGGTTTGCGCTGATGATGTTGTTCACAATGTTCTCAATGGCGGGTATCCCTGTGTTCTTGGGCTTCTTTGCAAAACTATCTGTTTTGAAAGAAATCGTGAATCTGGGTATGGTTTGGTTAGCCGTTGTCGCTGTGGCGTTCTCGTTAATCGGTGCATTCTATTACCTGCGTGTCGTTAAAGTGATGTACTTTGACGATGCAGAAACGACTGAACCATTGAATGCTTGCTTTGACGCCAAAGTGATTCTGTCGATCAACTGCTTGTTGTTGCTGGTATTGGGCTTAATGCCAAATACGGTGATGACTGTGCTGATCGATGCGGTACAGCGCTCGATTATTCCTGGCGTTATTCACTAAGCCTAATTAAATGCAAAATTTGCTATTAATTGGTACGTTGGCGGCCTTGGCCGCCAATTTGCCATTCTTGTCTGAGAAAATCTTGTTTGTTTGGGAAACCAAAACAGGGAAAAAAAACTTCCTGTGGCGTTTATTTGAACTCACTTTTTACTTTATCGTTGTTGGTTTTATTGCTCGCTTGGTCGAGGCGCAAGTCAGCCCAATTCATTCACAAAACTGGCAGTTTTATGTGAGTGTGTTGGCCTTGTTTATCGTCTTGGCGTGGCCCGGTTTTGTCTGGCGATATTTCTGGCGCAAACCCGGATTGTAAAATTAGCCATCACAAGCTAAATTCTTGCCAAAGCGCAGTAAGCCGTTTATGATTGCGCTTCTTTAGGCACGTAGCTCAGCTGGTTAGAGCACCACCTTGACATGGTGGGGGTCGTTGGTTCGAGTCCAATCGTGCCTACCAACATAGAGGAATAAGACATGCAACGAACGAGCACCACAACCTGGATTATTTTAGGTTAAGCCGTTCACAGTCTTGTTTCTAAAAAGTGCGGCTTAGCCCGCACTTTTTTTTTGTTCAGTTTCAATGATGACATCGGCGCTCCCGATACTTGTAAAGGCGAAAACAATGCCAGTAGTTACTCTTCCTGATGGTTCGCAACGTCAATTTGACGCAGCAGTGACGATTGCTGATGTTGCCGCAAGTATTGGTGCCGGTTTGGCGCGTGCTGCGTTGGCGGGCAAAATCGATGGTCAACTGGTTGATACCAGTTACTTGATCGACCGTGATGTCAATTTGGCGATCATTACTGAAAAAGACGCCGATGGTCTTGAGATTATCCGTCACTCTACTGCGCACTTGTTGGCGTATGCAGTTAAGCAATTATTCCCGACCGCGCAGGTCACCATTGGCCCTGCAATCGAAAACGGCTTTTATTACGATTTTTCCTACGAGCGCCCATTCACGCCAGATGACTTAGTGTTGATTGAGAAAAAAATGCAGGAGTTAGCCAAGCAAGATATTCCTGTCGAGCGCTATGAAATGTCGCGTGACGACGCTGTGGCTTATTTCAAGAGCATTGGTGAAGTTTACAAGGCTGAAATCATCGAATCGATCCCTGCAGATCAAACGCTTAGTCTGTATCGCGAAGGCGATTTTACCGACTTATGCCGTGGCCCTCACGTTCCTTCAACTGGCAAACTGAAAGTATTTAAGTTGATGAAAGTGGCTGGTGCATACTGGCGCGGCGATAGCAAAAACGAAATGCTAACGCGTATTTACGGTACTGCGTGGGCTAAAAAAGAAGACTTGGCGCAATACCTACATATGCTGGAAGAAGCCGAAAAGCGGGATCACCGCAAAATCGGTAAGCAACTTGATCTGTTCCATATGCAAGATGAAGCGCCGGGCATGGTGTTCTGGCATCCGAAAGGTTGGACTTTGTGGCAAACGATTGAACAGTATATGCGCCGCAAACTCAATCAACATGGTTACGACGAAATTCGCACGCCGATGGTGATGGATCGTACCCTGTGGGAAAAATCAGGCCACTGGGAAAACTATCACGACAATATGTTCACGACTGAGTCGGAAAAACGTGATTACGCCGTTAAACCGATGAATTGCCCTGGTCATATTCAAGTCTTTAACCAAGGCTTGCGCTCTTACCGCGATTTGCCGTTGCGCTACGCTGAGTTTGGTTCATGCCACCGTAATGAGC from Chitinibacter sp. SCUT-21 encodes the following:
- the nuoN gene encoding NADH-quinone oxidoreductase subunit NuoN, with translation MTWTSLNPWVATPEIFLLCAVCAILLIDLFISDAKRGITYVLTLLTLGVTAALVVAGHEPQARMGFSNSFLADALSDYAKLGMILGVALVLIYGRGYAKARGLYRGEFFTLAMFSLLGMMVMASAVNFLTLYVGLELMSLSIYAMVALNRDSFASTEAAMKYFVLGALASGMLLYGMSMLYGATGTLDVFAIAKAIQQGTANNLLVVFGLVFVVTGLGFKFGAVPFHMWVPDVYQGAPTPMTQLISTAPKIAVFVFTLRVLAQALEGFAGDWRGMLMILAVLSIALGNITAIAQTNIKRMFGYSTISHMGFVLLGILVATPNGYAASFFYVMSYLLMGAAGFGVLMLLSRQGFEAEQIVDLKGLNQRSPWFALMMLFTMFSMAGIPVFLGFFAKLSVLKEIVNLGMVWLAVVAVAFSLIGAFYYLRVVKVMYFDDAETTEPLNACFDAKVILSINCLLLLVLGLMPNTVMTVLIDAVQRSIIPGVIH
- the nuoL gene encoding NADH-quinone oxidoreductase subunit L, whose product is MDMKSIYLLIPLAPLFGALISGLLGWLIGRRAAHCVTIAGVAASFGLSAYVLNYLLGGGESFNGTVYTWLTVNGVDLNVGFLVDNLTAMMMCVVTFVSLMVHLYTIGYMHDDPGYQRFFSYISLFTFSMLMLVMSNNFVQLFFGWEAVGLVSYLLIGFWFKRPTATFANLKAFLVNRVGDFGFLLGIGLVLAHFGTLDYAEVFAKLPELEHATISIIPGTTWSLMTVTCILLFIGAMGKSAQFPLHVWLPDSMEGPTPISALIHAATMVTAGIFMVSRMSPMFELSETALNFVLVIGAITALFMGFLGIIQNDIKRVVAYSTLSQLGYMTVALGASAYSVAVFHLMTHAFFKALLFLAAGSVIMGMHHDQDIRNMGGLRKYMPITWITSLLGSLALIGTPFLSGFYSKDSIILAVEASKLPGAGFAQFAVIAGVFVTAFYSFRMYFLVFHGKEQWMQKKEHHHAHDAHDDHDHHHGLGPNDKPHESPWVVTLPLVLLAIPSVFIGAFAMTNMLVGDFFKDVIFVNHELHGAMEAVGEHAEDWYHMGMHAFVTLPFWLAVAGVASAYFFYMVKPEIPAALDRFFTSIGVKKLLEEKYYMDHLYINGFAAGGRALGTVLWKVGDTLLIDGLVVNGTAKLVGLFSNLTRRIQSGYIYHYAFAMIVGVLLLLTLLANSLLQVQ
- a CDS encoding DUF2818 family protein, translated to MQNLLLIGTLAALAANLPFLSEKILFVWETKTGKKNFLWRLFELTFYFIVVGFIARLVEAQVSPIHSQNWQFYVSVLALFIVLAWPGFVWRYFWRKPGL
- a CDS encoding NADH-quinone oxidoreductase subunit M; its protein translation is MTGNLLSLAIWMPILAGVIVLATGSDKNATAARWLALLGALASFLVTIPLYTGFETLHGGMQFEEMKPWIQSLNINYHLGVDGLSMFFVILNSFTTLMVVLAGWQVIEKRVAQYMAAFLIMSGLINGAFVALDAILFYVFFEAMLIPMYLIIGVWGGPNRVYASVKFFLYTLMGSLLTLVAFIYLYFQSGGSFEIAEYHRLPLGMAAQTLLLVAFFFAFAVKVPMWPVHTWLPDAHVEAPTGGSMVLAAITLKLGAYGFLRFALPIAPDASREYAWVFVVLSLVAVVYIGMVALVQTDMKKLVAYSSISHMGFVTLGFFMFGGADGNQLNAWAVEGALVQMISHGFVSAAMFFCIGVMYDRVHSRKIADYGGVANKMPIFAAFMMLFAMANSGLPATSGFAGEFMVILGAVQVNFWYAVAAATTLIFGAAYTLWMYKRVIFGDVANDNVAELKDVNAREFLVLAILAIAVLGMGLFPKPFTDVMHQSVNDLIWHVSQTKLH
- the thrS gene encoding threonine--tRNA ligase → MPVVTLPDGSQRQFDAAVTIADVAASIGAGLARAALAGKIDGQLVDTSYLIDRDVNLAIITEKDADGLEIIRHSTAHLLAYAVKQLFPTAQVTIGPAIENGFYYDFSYERPFTPDDLVLIEKKMQELAKQDIPVERYEMSRDDAVAYFKSIGEVYKAEIIESIPADQTLSLYREGDFTDLCRGPHVPSTGKLKVFKLMKVAGAYWRGDSKNEMLTRIYGTAWAKKEDLAQYLHMLEEAEKRDHRKIGKQLDLFHMQDEAPGMVFWHPKGWTLWQTIEQYMRRKLNQHGYDEIRTPMVMDRTLWEKSGHWENYHDNMFTTESEKRDYAVKPMNCPGHIQVFNQGLRSYRDLPLRYAEFGSCHRNEPSGSLHGIMRVRGFVQDDAHIFCTEDQVQQEAAAFIDLLKEVYADFGFSEILVKLSTRPEKRVGTEEAWDKAEAALASALQSKGLEFEYLPGEGAFYGPKIEFTLKDCLGRLWQCGTLQIDPNLPERLGAEYVGEDNAKHRPIMLHRAVLGSLERFIGILIENFAGAFPVWLAPVQLVVMNISESQREYAQNVTARLNQSGLRAIADLRNEKITYKIREHSLQRLPYQLIIGDKERDAGLVAVRNRSGEDLGQMTVDALIALIQSEMPQA